TTGGCAGCATTGAGCGTTTGATACAGTAAATGCTCTCCATTTTCATATTGATAAGAATTGGCGATCAGTAGTTTGTATCGGTAAATACCTACAACATCGACGTGATTTCTTTGAAGGTTGATATAAATTTTTCGACCTTCTACCATGCTGCTTGTTTTCAGGACTTCTTGAATCAAATGTGTTTGGCTGTGTTTGATGTCAAAAATTCCCAAGGTGCTTTCAAAGGTATCCAACAAGTAACTCTCTACTCCAAAAATATTGACAATTTTTGGTTCGTCAATAACATCGAAAAAATACTCAAGATTTCCTTCTGTATGATGATTGAAGCGGTGGTATTCTTCCATTTTTTGGCTGTCAAAAAAATCGTGTGGTACTAGAGTAAAATCGGCCGCATTGATTCCAACATTTATTTTTTTGAATTCTCGATTGAACAGTTCTTCTTGTTCCAAACACTCTTTGACCAATAGTTTGTAGGCAAAGAAGTTATTGATTTCCCGCAAACGATAGGACTTCAAAAATACGACTACATGGTCTTCATAATTGATGATGGCATAAGAAATTTCATCTCGCCCGATATAAACAGACAAAACATGGTTGTTGACATTGAGATTGTCAAAAAAACGATGTTTTATTTGGTGGTTTACCTGTATGTTGCTTAGTGTTTCCAGAGGTCAAGGTATTTAATGTATTGAACAAGAAAGCGATGCTATGAATAGGACATCATAGCATCGCTTTGTGAATGTACAGCTTGATAACGATTTTTCAATCGAATCGCTATTAAAATGTCAAACTTGTGTCTTAGTAGGAAATATTGGTATGTCCTTCTTTGATGGAACCTACTTTGAAAGCTTCGCCTACTTTTTGAGCATAATACTTTTTCTGAAGTCCGTTATAAGCATCTGTATAAGGTACAGAAACTTCAAAAGCGGGTATGGTCACACCACTTCTAACAATAGTATCAGCTTGAATGTCAAACTTTATACCATTGGTATTGGGTACAAAAGGAAGCGAATCTGCCATAGAGGTTCGTCCTGCAAAAAGAGAATCCAAAATTGATATTTTGATGATTTCCTTTTTGGTGACAATAGTAGTGTCATCTGGATTCCCGATTATTTTCGTTACCTGGAAACTATCGTTCTTTACAACAGTCACCAAAGTATCCCAATCACTTGCATACTCGGTGTACAAATCTTTGAACGCCGTTTGACTTTGCCTGATTTTTTCCAGTTTTGAAATGAGATCCTCATTCCTTCTCACTTTTTCGTTTTCGAAGTCAATTGGTTCTTTGACAGTGTTAACCAATGCATAAGACAAGTAGGCTACAATCAAAAGTAGCGCAATATTCAAACCTATTTTTAATCCGTTCATATCTTGTGTTTAGTTGCAGATTTTTACAATACGCAATAATACGATTTTTGAAAAATTAAAAGAAATCTTTGTCAATTATTAAGTTGAAAAGTACGAGATTTTAAGTGAAATGAAAAATCTTTGGTGAAATTTTTATCATAAAAACCATTTTTATATTTTTTCAAGGGTTTCTTTTCAATTTCCAAGCCTCTCCTACTGCCAATTCTTTCAGATTTCCCTTCAATTCTCCTTGTTGACTCAATGCTCTTAAACTACGAATAGGTTCTCCAATCGGTTCATCGCTTAAATCATAAGTACCAAAGTGCATTGGAATAAAAGTATTGGACTGCAATTCATTGAAGGCCTGCACAGCTTCTTGAGGATTGACATGTGACCCTTGCATGACCATCGCTGGTTTGTATGCACCAATTGGCATCATTGTAGCATCAATCGTGATGTCGCCAAAAGTGTTTCTAATCTGCTGAAAATGTTGCCCATAAGCGGTATCTCCGGCAAAGTATATATTGTAGTCAGGACTTTGAATCAAAAAACTGCCCCAAAGCATGTCATTGAAGTCAAATAAACCACGTCTATTCCAATGGATAGCAGGCAAAAAAGAAATTTGCAAATCGTCTTGTGGGATTTGGTATTGTTGGTACCACGCTGCTTCTTGATAATTTTGAGTCCCAAGAGGGAGAATGAGGCTTCCCAAATCCATTGGTGCTAAAAAATGTGCTTTTGGATTGTATTGAAGGATTTTTTTGAGAGAAGGAACATCGAAATGATCTCTATGTCCATGCGACATCAAAATATAGTCAATACCTCTTATGTCACTGACATCACAGGGAATTGGAACATTTCGCTTCAATAAGCCACTTACACGCCCCAAACAGGGATCAGTCAAAAGGGAAACGCCATTGATTCGTATAAAAAAACAAGCATGCCCAAGCCACATAAGCGTATTTTCCTGACTCTCAAATATGTTCCTATTTTCCTGCCAATCAGGTTTATAGTTATCTGCTTTTTTTTCTTTTGCTTGTGGGTTTCCTCCGAGTTGCCATTTTAGAATGGTCGAATAGGCAGGATGTTTGCGGCGTTTGTCATTGACATATTTTCCATTCTCCATCTTATTGCCTTTTAGGTTCTCTTTGACAAATGGAAGTTGTGGGTTGAAACGATAGGTGATGTTCTTGTCCATAAGTAAAAAAAAGTAATTAAATTTTCGTAAAAATAAATTTAATTACCCAATTAAGCATGTTAATACTATGATTTTTTGTGTTTTATATTTTTAACCACTTATAGGTGTAGGCAGCAGTATTTTTAGCTTTACCAAAGTGTCCTCACGCTATACTCCACCAATTTTATATTTTTGGGGTTCGGCGGAAGGATGAAAATACGCTCCTTTTTTGTAGTTTAAGCCTTTGGTAAGACAAATTACACATTTTCTATTGCAGCGTTTGCCAAAATCCTTCAAAATCTTTTAGCTTTATTTCAAAATTATGAATTCATTGAAGATATTGGTAGCGAAAACTCTTTGAAGTTTATCCTTTTGCTCCTACTAATTTTGAAAATCAGCATTTTATAAAATAAATTTCAAGATTCTCGGTCATTCTTCTTAATACTTATATGAATCAATTTCTGCAAATAGTTTTCAACACACATAAATATATGAAACAACTAATTACTTTTTTATTCTTTTCTCTATTGGTAAGTGGCTCAATAATGGCGCAAAAAGATAGAGATTTCAGTCAAGTCGATGCTCATTCCAAAACCAATCCTGCAGGTAAGGCAATTGACATGGCTACTTTGACCAAATATTTAACCGAAGAATACGACAATGATTTTGATAAGGTCAGGGCAATTGCAGTA
The Chitinophagales bacterium genome window above contains:
- a CDS encoding DUF3822 family protein; the encoded protein is METLSNIQVNHQIKHRFFDNLNVNNHVLSVYIGRDEISYAIINYEDHVVVFLKSYRLREINNFFAYKLLVKECLEQEELFNREFKKINVGINAADFTLVPHDFFDSQKMEEYHRFNHHTEGNLEYFFDVIDEPKIVNIFGVESYLLDTFESTLGIFDIKHSQTHLIQEVLKTSSMVEGRKIYINLQRNHVDVVGIYRYKLLIANSYQYENGEHLLYQTLNAAKHIGFDFENDTCVLIGDIGVDDKTYQLLSKYIQHLEFGERPSLVKYCSELDVIPNHYHFNLFCIS
- a CDS encoding MBL fold metallo-hydrolase, yielding MDKNITYRFNPQLPFVKENLKGNKMENGKYVNDKRRKHPAYSTILKWQLGGNPQAKEKKADNYKPDWQENRNIFESQENTLMWLGHACFFIRINGVSLLTDPCLGRVSGLLKRNVPIPCDVSDIRGIDYILMSHGHRDHFDVPSLKKILQYNPKAHFLAPMDLGSLILPLGTQNYQEAAWYQQYQIPQDDLQISFLPAIHWNRRGLFDFNDMLWGSFLIQSPDYNIYFAGDTAYGQHFQQIRNTFGDITIDATMMPIGAYKPAMVMQGSHVNPQEAVQAFNELQSNTFIPMHFGTYDLSDEPIGEPIRSLRALSQQGELKGNLKELAVGEAWKLKRNP